TTCCCAAGGTGATGCCCtgccactattattattattatttaatagatgagtttttttgttgttgttttgctgcAAAACATAGTGACCACAATTATAGTGTCCAGATTGTTGAGCTACtgaactcattttcttttcccatcttGTCTTCCTGGGATTAAAGAGTACCCACCAGCGTGCTCAGTATATAGAAAGGCGGTCCTCTCTAGATGCAGCCCTTAGAGACTGAGTTCCCAGTCTCCAAAGTGTAATCCAAATAAGTCTCTTTAACTTATCAgcctatggtattctgttataaaagCAAAGAGCCTGGGCTACTCCAATATTGTCTATAAACTAGTTAAATATAAGTTATTTACAAAAGGCTATGTCTAATTTCCTGTCAAATGATCTAAAAGTTCCtatcttaaaacaataatatcATATTAGTCTgctgttaaaataaaaacattttactgataagtacatttttaaaagatgaaaaagaacacataaaggtgaacaataattttattgttcaaataacagaatggaagatgttattttagaattcatcaacatatatttttctctgtcATTCTGCACAATCTGATACTTCTTAGGGAGAGGACCAGTTGTAATTAGGAGGCTGCTGGTACAATGAAGATGGTTGATGAATTGAACTTGAAGGAGAGGTAGCAGATGTATCAGCTATCATGGTTAGGGGAAACCACGGGTTTCCTGATGGTAACAGGTTAGGTAAAAGTGGCTCATTGGCTGATAATCCAGGATATCTTGTTGGAAAAGTAGTAGGCTGCATCATCAGTCCAAAATAATTGTTCTGTAAGGGAGATATGATCTGGTATTGAAAAGTTGTAGATGTGACATAATTCACAATCTGGCCATTTCCTCGAGCATAGCTGCCATATGAGTGCATATGATAAGTGTTCAATCGATTTAAAATAGCATGTTGCTCTGTTGCAACTTGTTCTGATGGTCTAGCTAAACTTGATGATGGAGGAGAAAAATCACTTGTGGTCTGTTCATTTGTAACAGCAATTTGCTGGCTGGAAGAAGGCTTCATTATTAGAGGCTCATTTAAATTTGTAGAGGTTGATGATACATTTTCTCTAGTAGTTTCGGCAACTAAACCAGAATTATAATCCATGTTACTACCTGCTCTAAATTGCTTCTTGTTGGAATCTTGCACTGATGAAGAAGATGCTGGAGAAGAATTTTTAATCCCaactcttcttttcattcttaccAAAAGTTGTGGGCACCCACGTTTAAAATTTGGATTATGATAGAAGTGTAGCTGTAATCAAAAGAAAAGTTTAGACATTTTTTACCCCAGAGACAAAAGACTAACatataaaatctcaaatttcagcTTTATCAAATTTAATATAATCAAACAATGCGTGTACATTGTTGACTATTTTTAAGAATGTAATTATTAGGAAACAAACATTTAAGTTTTCAAGTGAAAACATGTATGAGTATCACAGTAAATACTTCATTAAGTGGCTCAGTACCTTTATTAAACTTGGTAccaaaaattccttaaaattctaaacatttatccTTGAACTGGCCTCaatgatttgaaaaaataaatgttacctTAGTTTAAAATCTAATTTCCCTGTACCATACCAACATTTTACTAAGTGGTAACTGGAAAAAGTTTCATACCTTGCTTAAAACAgacacttctttttcttctgccagAAAATCAGCCAGAGAAGCAGATCTTTGGAAAGTCTGTCTCATTTTTCTAAATCCATAAAGGTTAAGCTGTCGAACTAAACTCTTCATACTATCAGTTTCGAATATTCTGAAAGGGCCCTTTCTTTCCAAAACTTCTTTCTTAAAGAGTTCTCCATTAATGACTATAGATGTTCCTTTCTCATCCCACCAAACAGACTTAAATTTGTCACTTTCAACTATCTTCCAAAGTTTTCTAGGAAAGGTGAGAGAAAGGAAGTCATTATCTTCATCTGGTTCAGAGACACAAACTGTGTAATGTTGTC
The Nycticebus coucang isolate mNycCou1 chromosome Y, mNycCou1.pri, whole genome shotgun sequence genome window above contains:
- the LOC128578960 gene encoding heat shock transcription factor, Y-linked-like, whose amino-acid sequence is MARVSSEIQDVSPGDGSNDSEAYIGPPSCEHIFPEDRELRAMIEEEAFLVLSKDSLKKRQHYTVCVSEPDEDNDFLSLTFPRKLWKIVESDKFKSVWWDEKGTSIVINGELFKKEVLERKGPFRIFETDSMKSLVRQLNLYGFRKMRQTFQRSASLADFLAEEKEVSVLSKLHFYHNPNFKRGCPQLLVRMKRRVGIKNSSPASSSSVQDSNKKQFRAGSNMDYNSGLVAETTRENVSSTSTNLNEPLIMKPSSSQQIAVTNEQTTSDFSPPSSSLARPSEQVATEQHAILNRLNTYHMHSYGSYARGNGQIVNYVTSTTFQYQIISPLQNNYFGLMMQPTTFPTRYPGLSANEPLLPNLLPSGNPWFPLTMIADTSATSPSSSIHQPSSLYQQPPNYNWSSP